A window of Paenibacillus sp. 19GGS1-52 contains these coding sequences:
- the cobU gene encoding bifunctional adenosylcobinamide kinase/adenosylcobinamide-phosphate guanylyltransferase: MSILVTGGARSGKSGFAEKLTLSLSVRALYVATGQAFDEEMKERIALHQRQRAEGGATWTTLEEPLDVPGLLERYSGKEAVLVDCLTLWLSNVLLSVEDAADRQVLVEQEITRLEHSVRSFQGTLVMVTNEVGDGIVPEYALGRLYRDLAGRMNARLAKHCAQVFLVTAGIPIELKSREYLL; the protein is encoded by the coding sequence ATGAGCATTCTTGTAACGGGCGGCGCACGCAGCGGGAAGAGCGGTTTTGCCGAGAAGCTGACCCTGTCGCTTTCCGTGCGGGCGCTGTATGTAGCTACCGGACAAGCTTTTGATGAAGAGATGAAGGAAAGGATAGCGCTGCACCAGCGCCAGCGCGCGGAAGGTGGCGCTACCTGGACTACGCTTGAGGAGCCGCTGGATGTGCCCGGCCTACTGGAACGATACTCCGGCAAGGAAGCGGTACTGGTAGATTGTCTAACTCTATGGCTGTCCAATGTGTTGCTATCCGTGGAAGATGCTGCAGATAGACAGGTGCTTGTTGAACAGGAAATTACAAGACTGGAGCACAGTGTACGCTCCTTTCAAGGGACTTTAGTTATGGTCACGAACGAAGTAGGGGACGGTATTGTGCCGGAGTATGCGCTTGGCCGGCTGTATCGTGATTTGGCCGGACGCATGAACGCGCGCTTGGCCAAGCATTGTGCTCAGGTATTTCTGGTTACTGCTGGCATTCCAATCGAGCTGAAGAGCAGGGAGTATCTATTATGA
- a CDS encoding GNAT family N-acetyltransferase, giving the protein MMNLKDFSDFSAVKNLLSECMWPDEERVNAEATKYLKEESRELYGSFIKNELVGLIGIKHGSFGEVELKHIAIHQEYRGKGLGRKLVHEYIRVNNIVKMKAETDCNAEGFYKKLGFKIMSLGEKYPGVERFECTFSGEND; this is encoded by the coding sequence ATGATGAATCTAAAAGATTTTAGTGACTTTAGCGCAGTGAAAAATCTATTGTCTGAATGCATGTGGCCTGACGAAGAGAGGGTGAATGCAGAGGCCACTAAATATCTTAAGGAGGAGTCAAGGGAGCTTTATGGTAGTTTCATTAAAAATGAGCTAGTGGGATTAATTGGTATAAAACATGGCTCTTTCGGTGAAGTGGAGCTAAAACATATCGCTATACACCAAGAATATCGAGGGAAAGGTCTTGGCAGAAAATTGGTACATGAATATATTCGAGTCAATAATATAGTAAAAATGAAAGCTGAAACTGATTGTAATGCTGAGGGGTTCTATAAGAAACTAGGGTTCAAGATAATGAGTCTAGGAGAAAAATACCCTGGTGTCGAGCGTTTTGAATGTACATTCTCTGGGGAGAATGATTAA
- the cobS gene encoding adenosylcobinamide-GDP ribazoletransferase yields MRERRDAVASAFQFLSRFPVKSDPGFSRDLLCRSVVYYPLVGAAIGGSVAAGAAVSVLVLPSLPAAVITLILWVALTGGLHLDGWMDSADGLLSYRSRERMLEIMKDSRVGAMGVLACVLLLLLKASLLSAWLDGGQYYELPLLLLPPIWSRWFMVRAMVRLPIARGDEGLAANFAGLGLSQERRALALAALLSLAAAAVPLALGAGLAAWPQHLAAAVLLPVAALACGTWAARRASSRLGGLTGDIYGALNELLETVLLLALVLIQYNLM; encoded by the coding sequence ATGAGAGAGCGTAGAGATGCTGTCGCTTCTGCGTTTCAGTTTCTGTCGCGCTTTCCAGTCAAGAGTGACCCAGGCTTCTCCCGAGATTTGCTGTGCCGAAGTGTTGTGTATTATCCGCTGGTAGGAGCAGCCATCGGGGGTAGTGTGGCTGCAGGTGCTGCAGTATCAGTCCTAGTGCTGCCGTCTCTGCCCGCCGCCGTGATCACCCTCATTCTGTGGGTGGCCCTCACCGGCGGTCTGCATCTCGACGGCTGGATGGACAGCGCCGACGGGCTGCTCAGCTACCGCTCTCGGGAGCGGATGCTGGAGATTATGAAGGATAGCCGCGTGGGAGCCATGGGCGTGCTGGCCTGCGTCCTGCTGCTGCTGCTGAAGGCCTCCTTGCTGTCCGCATGGCTTGATGGCGGACAGTATTATGAGCTGCCGCTGCTGCTGCTGCCGCCGATCTGGAGCCGCTGGTTCATGGTGCGGGCGATGGTTCGCCTGCCCATAGCCCGCGGCGATGAAGGCCTGGCCGCGAACTTCGCCGGCCTAGGCCTTTCGCAAGAGCGCCGCGCGCTGGCCCTCGCGGCGCTGCTCTCGCTGGCCGCCGCCGCGGTACCGCTGGCGCTCGGCGCAGGCTTGGCCGCGTGGCCGCAGCATCTGGCGGCAGCTGTGCTGCTGCCGGTGGCTGCCCTGGCCTGCGGCACCTGGGCGGCGCGCCGGGCGAGCAGCCGGCTCGGCGGGCTCACCGGCGATATCTACGGCGCGCTGAACGAGCTGCTGGAGACCGTGCTGCTGCTAGCGCTCGTGCTGATCCAGTATAACCTGATGTAA
- a CDS encoding IS1182 family transposase yields MYIQYTMDQLCLPMDLEDDIPEHHLVRIVNAAVNRLDDGIFDAAYPGGGRDSYHPKMLTKVIIYAYTQRIYSSRQIAKSIRENIPFMWLAGRQRPDFRTLNRFRSQRMKNVLETVFTAVLQFLADEKYVSLEHYFVDGTKIEANANRYTFVWGKAVSKHKVKLQDKVQALFADIETAEEQEEQENSGKDLAELGTDSEVSSVKLEQVVQKLEAQLAQKPKDKPLKKAVRTLRKDWLPRLLKYEQYQKLLGDRNSFSKTDPDATFMRMKEDHMRNGQLKPGYNVQIGTENQFILAYSLHQRPTDTRCLEPHMEKAQQILGKLPKTVIADAGYGSEENYAYLEKKEIQAVVKYGSYHKEKSKAWKANVGKIENWTYDAAEDNWTCPAGEMLHFRRESKEISQSGYEIHKRHYRSQSCEGCPLKERCTKAAGDREVVVSMERLRYQKQAREILRSEEGYALAVRRMTEPESVFGQLKNNRGFRRFLLRGMEKVTLEVGWLSLAHNLLKRAAIDQKHRAAHLQ; encoded by the coding sequence TTGTACATTCAATATACCATGGACCAACTTTGCTTGCCAATGGATTTAGAGGACGACATTCCAGAACATCACCTCGTTCGTATCGTCAATGCCGCCGTTAACCGGCTGGACGACGGCATTTTTGACGCGGCCTACCCAGGTGGTGGCCGTGACAGCTACCATCCTAAAATGCTGACCAAAGTCATTATTTACGCCTACACGCAGCGCATCTATTCCTCTCGCCAAATCGCCAAATCCATTCGGGAGAACATCCCCTTCATGTGGCTCGCCGGTCGGCAGCGGCCAGACTTTCGGACGTTGAATCGATTTCGTTCCCAGCGGATGAAGAACGTTCTCGAAACCGTATTTACCGCCGTGCTTCAGTTTCTGGCTGACGAAAAATACGTTTCCCTAGAGCATTACTTTGTGGACGGAACCAAAATCGAGGCGAACGCCAATCGCTACACGTTTGTTTGGGGGAAAGCCGTCAGTAAACACAAAGTCAAACTGCAAGATAAGGTGCAGGCCCTGTTCGCTGACATTGAAACGGCAGAAGAACAGGAAGAACAAGAGAATTCAGGCAAAGACCTGGCTGAACTCGGCACAGATTCCGAAGTGAGCAGCGTGAAACTTGAACAGGTGGTGCAAAAGCTCGAAGCTCAGCTGGCCCAAAAACCGAAAGACAAGCCCTTAAAAAAAGCTGTTCGGACGCTGCGCAAGGATTGGCTTCCCCGACTGCTGAAGTACGAACAATACCAAAAGCTCCTTGGTGACCGGAACAGTTTCAGTAAGACAGATCCAGATGCAACGTTTATGCGGATGAAAGAAGACCACATGCGAAATGGCCAGCTGAAACCGGGATACAATGTGCAAATCGGGACCGAAAACCAATTTATTTTAGCCTACAGTTTACACCAAAGACCGACCGACACCCGCTGTTTAGAGCCGCATATGGAAAAAGCGCAGCAGATCCTCGGAAAACTGCCAAAGACAGTCATTGCGGATGCAGGCTACGGCAGCGAAGAAAACTACGCCTATCTGGAAAAGAAAGAGATTCAGGCGGTGGTGAAGTACGGCAGCTACCACAAGGAAAAGAGCAAAGCCTGGAAAGCGAATGTTGGTAAAATCGAGAACTGGACATACGATGCAGCCGAGGATAACTGGACGTGCCCCGCCGGGGAAATGCTGCATTTCCGCAGAGAAAGTAAGGAAATCTCACAGAGTGGATATGAAATTCACAAACGTCATTACCGAAGTCAGAGCTGCGAGGGCTGTCCGTTGAAGGAACGCTGCACGAAGGCAGCTGGAGATCGGGAAGTGGTTGTTAGTATGGAACGACTGCGTTACCAAAAGCAGGCTCGGGAGATCTTGCGAAGTGAGGAAGGTTACGCCCTGGCCGTACGCCGAATGACGGAACCGGAAAGTGTATTTGGACAACTGAAAAATAACCGGGGCTTCCGGCGCTTTCTGCTTCGCGGCATGGAAAAAGTGACGCTTGAGGTCGGGTGGCTTTCGCTTGCCCACAATTTACTGAAGCGAGCAGCCATAGACCAAAAACATAGAGCAGCACACCTCCAATAA
- the cobT gene encoding nicotinate-nucleotide--dimethylbenzimidazole phosphoribosyltransferase: MISAIEEVTGVIAPPDEQATLQAVLRLNNLTKPPGSLGQLEALAVRLAGISVTPQPSYTKRTVVVMAADHGVCSEGISAFPQEVTLQMAHNFLSGGAAVNVLARQAGAEVKFVDIGINGDLSHPDLIDRKVRLGTDNMAQGPAMSREETLRAILVGVRVAQEAVSSGTEIFVTGEMGIGNTTASAAILCVLGNVSAETAVGRGTGITDERLRHKIAVVERALSVNQPEAADPLDVLSKVGGLEIAGLTGLILGAAASRTPVILDGFISGAAALVAKALAPESTAYMIASHVSGEQGHKLMLERLGLEPLLNLGLRLGEGTGGVLSLHLIEAVCRIMSEMATFDSAGISGAEQK, translated from the coding sequence ATGATTTCAGCGATTGAAGAAGTAACGGGAGTGATTGCCCCACCCGATGAACAAGCCACCTTGCAGGCTGTCCTTCGCCTGAACAACCTGACCAAGCCGCCAGGCAGCCTCGGGCAGTTGGAGGCACTTGCTGTTCGGCTGGCCGGCATTTCTGTAACGCCGCAGCCTAGCTACACGAAGCGCACGGTCGTAGTGATGGCTGCTGACCATGGCGTTTGCAGCGAAGGGATCAGTGCTTTTCCACAGGAGGTCACGCTGCAGATGGCTCACAATTTCCTCAGCGGCGGAGCGGCCGTAAATGTACTGGCTCGTCAAGCTGGCGCAGAGGTGAAGTTTGTAGATATAGGCATTAACGGAGACCTCAGTCATCCGGATCTGATTGACCGTAAAGTACGCCTAGGCACGGATAATATGGCACAAGGTCCGGCCATGAGCCGCGAAGAAACGCTGCGTGCAATCCTCGTAGGTGTAAGGGTAGCGCAGGAAGCGGTGAGCAGTGGGACGGAGATTTTTGTCACTGGCGAAATGGGCATCGGCAACACTACGGCAAGTGCGGCAATTCTCTGTGTCTTGGGTAATGTATCAGCAGAGACGGCTGTAGGCCGCGGAACCGGCATTACCGATGAACGCCTGCGCCATAAGATAGCTGTAGTAGAACGGGCTTTAAGTGTGAACCAGCCTGAAGCGGCTGACCCACTGGATGTGCTGTCTAAGGTGGGCGGTTTGGAAATTGCCGGCCTGACTGGCTTGATCCTTGGGGCGGCAGCCAGCCGGACACCTGTTATTCTTGATGGCTTTATCTCGGGAGCAGCAGCGCTTGTGGCCAAGGCATTGGCACCGGAATCGACCGCTTATATGATTGCTTCGCATGTCTCGGGAGAGCAGGGGCATAAGCTAATGCTGGAGCGGCTTGGACTTGAGCCACTGCTGAATCTTGGACTGCGACTCGGCGAAGGAACCGGCGGAGTGCTGAGTCTGCATCTGATTGAAGCGGTCTGCCGCATTATGAGCGAGATGGCTACCTTTGATAGCGCGGGAATCTCTGGAGCCGAGCAGAAATGA
- a CDS encoding YnfA family protein produces MAVAVLLFIIAGLAEIGGGYLVWLWLRESRPLWYGLVGSIILIGYGIIPTLQKFPSFGRVYAAYGGVFIVLAVLWGWLVDKKTPDLYDWVGAVICVIGVSVMLWAPRH; encoded by the coding sequence ATGGCAGTCGCGGTTCTACTGTTTATTATTGCCGGTCTTGCTGAGATTGGCGGTGGATATTTAGTCTGGTTATGGCTAAGAGAATCACGCCCGCTTTGGTATGGTTTGGTAGGTTCAATAATTCTGATCGGTTATGGCATTATTCCCACCTTGCAAAAGTTTCCTTCCTTCGGGAGAGTGTACGCGGCTTATGGTGGTGTATTTATCGTGCTGGCGGTGTTATGGGGCTGGCTTGTCGATAAGAAGACGCCGGATCTTTATGACTGGGTAGGCGCTGTAATCTGCGTGATCGGTGTATCCGTTATGCTGTGGGCTCCAAGACATTGA
- a CDS encoding cobyric acid synthase — protein MEDNDVTSANSKGKPAAVLMIQGTASDVGKSLLTAALGRIMTQDGYLASPFKSQNMALNSYVTVDGKEIGRAQGMQAEAFGITATTDMNPILLKPSGEMTAQIVVHGVPHAALSAREYREKFLPEAKSTVMDALDRLRETYEVVLMEGAGSPAEINLKSRDIVNMNLAGWADAPVLLVADIDRGGVFAFLVGTLELLEPHERARVKGFIINKFRGDLSLLQPGLDWLEERTGIPVLGVLPFLPQLRIEAEDSVVLEGTSGQHRADKGKELDIAVIRYPRISNFTDFDPLVDEPDTTVRYVTRAEELGMPDVIILPGTKNTAADLAYLREQGFPAAITLALKDGARQLVGICGGYQMLGVKLLDPDAVESSEPRETAGLGYLPLSTVFLQEKTTVRVSGSLATDHPLQLKGSLPEIVTDIPVTGYEIHMGITTNHGEASVRSLFNLTEPAGTIQSEGWGTLDGKVWGTYLHGLFHNDVLRRAWLDGIRVAKGLEPLELTFSAADLREQEFDRLAAAARESLNMSAIYEIMGLTRK, from the coding sequence ATGGAAGATAACGACGTAACATCAGCCAATTCCAAGGGAAAGCCTGCGGCTGTATTGATGATCCAAGGAACGGCCTCCGATGTGGGCAAAAGCTTGCTTACTGCTGCCCTGGGTAGAATTATGACCCAGGACGGGTACCTTGCATCTCCTTTTAAATCACAAAATATGGCACTGAACTCCTACGTCACCGTTGACGGCAAAGAAATCGGCCGTGCCCAGGGGATGCAGGCGGAAGCGTTCGGCATAACGGCTACCACGGATATGAATCCCATTTTGCTGAAGCCTTCAGGTGAAATGACTGCCCAAATCGTTGTACACGGAGTACCGCATGCAGCGCTGAGTGCACGGGAATACCGTGAGAAATTCTTGCCGGAAGCCAAAAGTACAGTGATGGATGCACTCGATCGGCTGCGGGAAACTTACGAGGTTGTGCTGATGGAGGGGGCGGGCAGTCCGGCTGAGATTAATCTAAAGTCACGGGATATTGTGAATATGAATCTAGCCGGCTGGGCGGATGCCCCGGTGCTCTTGGTTGCTGATATCGACCGTGGCGGCGTATTCGCTTTTCTAGTCGGTACCCTGGAGCTATTAGAGCCACATGAACGGGCCCGTGTCAAAGGCTTCATTATCAATAAATTCCGTGGCGATCTATCCCTGCTGCAGCCCGGACTTGATTGGCTGGAAGAGCGCACAGGCATTCCTGTACTAGGTGTGCTGCCCTTTCTGCCACAGCTTCGGATTGAAGCGGAGGATTCCGTAGTACTAGAAGGAACGTCGGGTCAACACCGGGCCGATAAAGGCAAAGAACTAGACATTGCCGTGATCCGCTACCCGCGAATTTCTAACTTTACGGATTTCGATCCGCTGGTCGACGAACCCGATACCACCGTGCGTTATGTGACCCGTGCAGAGGAGTTGGGGATGCCAGACGTTATTATTTTGCCAGGAACGAAGAATACGGCAGCCGATCTGGCATACCTGAGAGAACAAGGTTTCCCAGCAGCGATTACGCTTGCGTTGAAGGATGGGGCGCGTCAACTTGTAGGAATTTGCGGTGGCTATCAAATGTTAGGGGTAAAGCTGCTCGATCCAGATGCGGTAGAGAGTAGTGAGCCGAGAGAAACAGCAGGCCTGGGATATCTTCCGCTGTCGACTGTCTTTCTGCAGGAGAAGACTACGGTGCGTGTCAGCGGTAGCCTGGCGACAGATCATCCTCTGCAACTGAAGGGTAGTTTACCGGAGATCGTAACAGATATCCCCGTTACCGGTTATGAGATTCATATGGGCATAACCACGAACCATGGTGAGGCTTCTGTACGCAGTCTGTTCAATCTGACCGAACCGGCAGGGACGATACAGTCGGAAGGCTGGGGAACGCTGGACGGAAAAGTATGGGGCACCTATCTACATGGCCTGTTTCATAACGACGTTCTACGCAGAGCCTGGCTGGATGGAATACGGGTAGCCAAAGGATTAGAGCCGCTAGAGCTGACCTTCTCAGCCGCTGATCTTCGCGAGCAGGAGTTCGATCGTCTAGCTGCTGCCGCGCGCGAGAGCTTGAACATGAGCGCTATCTATGAAATTATGGGTTTAACAAGAAAATGA
- a CDS encoding aminotransferase class I/II-fold pyridoxal phosphate-dependent enzyme: MLSEHISPRVRDIPPSGIRAFFELSAGNTDIISLGVGEPDFATPEHVRAACIRALNRGETRYTPNAGLPELREEIAVYLQNSFNLCYEPTDEVIVTVGSSEALDLALRAFTAPGDEVIIPAPSYIAYSPMAHLNGGVIVEVEAAAEQGFKLTAEALQKVITPRSKLLMVNFPNNPTGAVMTYEDWLPIADIAKAHNLIVISDEIYAELTYSGKHTSIASLPGMQERTIVISGFSKAFAMTGWRVGYACGNRELLAAMLKIHQYTAMCAPVLGQIAAIESLRHGLPDKDAMKECFDQRRGLLVAGLRSIGLPCHEPHGAFYAFPSITHTGLNSERFALQLLHESGVAAVPGHVFGAGGEGYIRVSYAASTQKLTEALERMEGFMKVKM, from the coding sequence ATGCTGAGTGAGCATATTTCACCACGGGTGCGAGACATCCCCCCTTCAGGGATACGGGCTTTTTTTGAGCTTAGCGCAGGCAACACTGATATCATTTCGCTCGGAGTAGGAGAACCGGATTTCGCTACACCGGAGCATGTCAGAGCGGCATGTATTCGCGCATTGAATAGGGGAGAGACGAGATATACACCGAATGCCGGACTGCCGGAATTAAGAGAGGAAATCGCGGTTTATCTGCAAAATAGCTTCAATCTCTGTTACGAGCCTACTGACGAGGTGATTGTCACGGTAGGGAGCAGCGAAGCGCTGGATCTGGCACTGCGGGCATTCACTGCTCCAGGCGATGAGGTGATTATTCCTGCTCCCAGTTATATTGCCTATTCTCCGATGGCCCATTTGAATGGTGGAGTGATCGTAGAGGTTGAAGCAGCGGCAGAGCAGGGCTTCAAGCTTACCGCAGAGGCTTTGCAGAAGGTCATCACTCCACGCTCCAAGCTGCTGATGGTGAACTTTCCGAATAATCCGACAGGGGCAGTGATGACCTATGAGGACTGGCTGCCAATTGCGGACATAGCCAAAGCTCATAATTTAATCGTCATCTCGGATGAAATCTACGCCGAGCTTACGTATAGCGGAAAGCATACAAGTATTGCTTCTCTTCCCGGGATGCAGGAGCGGACTATTGTGATCAGCGGCTTCTCCAAAGCGTTTGCCATGACCGGCTGGAGAGTGGGTTATGCCTGCGGCAACCGGGAGCTGCTGGCGGCTATGCTGAAGATCCATCAGTATACGGCGATGTGTGCCCCAGTGCTCGGGCAGATCGCTGCTATAGAGTCTCTGCGGCATGGACTTCCAGATAAGGATGCCATGAAGGAATGTTTTGATCAGCGCAGAGGGCTGCTCGTTGCTGGACTTCGTAGCATCGGATTGCCTTGTCATGAACCTCATGGTGCATTTTATGCCTTTCCTTCAATCACCCATACCGGCCTGAATTCAGAGCGCTTTGCCCTGCAGCTGCTTCATGAATCAGGGGTTGCCGCCGTGCCTGGCCATGTCTTTGGAGCGGGCGGTGAGGGGTATATCCGCGTCTCCTATGCGGCTTCAACCCAGAAGCTGACCGAGGCGCTCGAGCGAATGGAAGGGTTCATGAAGGTAAAAATGTAA
- a CDS encoding SDR family NAD(P)-dependent oxidoreductase, whose product MKKTAFVTGANKGIGIEIVRQLSEAGWKVILGARSAERGEAAVSELASLDVEFIQIDMGDLKSIEQAADTISKKYPDLLLLINNAGMPGAFSPSFTDTKEEDLRNAFEVNFFGTFRLNQRLFPLIKDNEGTIINVSTDMASLDHMQNAEFTLNAFDYNSSKTANNAMTLSMAYEVKGSNAQVFAVTPGFTSTDLNGNAPGGKSKEAAAAIIVGYATDGQRHNGEFLNEKGVYAW is encoded by the coding sequence ATGAAAAAGACGGCCTTTGTAACCGGAGCAAATAAAGGAATTGGAATTGAAATCGTTAGGCAGTTAAGTGAAGCAGGCTGGAAAGTCATCCTTGGCGCACGCAGTGCTGAACGGGGTGAAGCAGCAGTTTCCGAGTTAGCTTCCTTAGACGTAGAATTTATACAAATCGACATGGGTGACTTGAAAAGCATCGAACAGGCAGCCGATACGATCAGCAAGAAATATCCGGACTTATTGCTTCTGATCAATAACGCGGGTATGCCTGGCGCGTTCTCCCCTTCTTTTACAGATACCAAAGAGGAAGATCTGCGGAATGCCTTCGAAGTTAACTTTTTCGGGACCTTCCGTTTGAACCAGCGGTTGTTCCCGTTAATCAAAGATAACGAAGGCACAATCATCAATGTATCGACTGATATGGCTTCTCTGGACCATATGCAAAATGCTGAATTTACTTTAAACGCATTCGATTATAACTCATCTAAAACGGCAAACAATGCCATGACACTTTCAATGGCTTATGAAGTCAAAGGCAGCAACGCTCAAGTATTCGCGGTAACACCTGGATTCACCTCAACAGATCTTAACGGCAATGCCCCAGGCGGTAAATCGAAAGAAGCCGCCGCTGCGATTATAGTAGGGTATGCGACAGATGGCCAACGTCATAACGGCGAATTCTTGAATGAGAAGGGCGTTTACGCCTGGTAA
- a CDS encoding D-alanine--D-alanine ligase, which yields MKVGVIMGGVSSEAEVSLNTGREMLNHLDPAQYEIIPIVLTKREELIDKMKGIDLALLALHGTYGEDGTVQGTLETLGIPYTGSGVLSSSLCMDKHLSKKLLQSAGVQTPDWLCWSSMEEFSAEAVEQLGYPVMVKPCSGGSSIGMEKVSGGQDLLSAVRKAFECDHSILIERYIQGQEITCSILNGELLPILGITSAQAEWFDYSAKYEVGGAEEVVIKLSPEVDERVRAAALTCYQTLKCSVYARIDMLLSDGIPCVLEVNTLPGMTRNSLLPKSALAAGLSFSSLLDRIISCSLNERSKEKGGFVYAE from the coding sequence ATGAAGGTAGGCGTAATTATGGGCGGCGTATCGTCCGAAGCTGAGGTGTCGCTGAACACAGGCAGAGAAATGTTAAACCATTTAGATCCGGCTCAATATGAAATCATTCCAATCGTGTTAACGAAGCGTGAGGAGCTAATCGATAAAATGAAAGGCATAGACCTGGCGCTGCTGGCGCTGCACGGAACGTATGGCGAGGATGGCACAGTTCAAGGAACACTGGAAACGCTAGGTATTCCATATACTGGGTCTGGGGTACTGTCTAGCAGCTTGTGCATGGATAAGCACCTCTCCAAAAAACTGCTGCAGAGTGCAGGTGTACAGACGCCCGACTGGCTGTGCTGGAGCAGTATGGAGGAATTCTCGGCGGAGGCTGTGGAACAGCTGGGCTATCCGGTTATGGTGAAGCCGTGTTCAGGCGGTTCAAGTATCGGCATGGAAAAAGTGAGCGGTGGGCAGGATCTGCTGAGTGCTGTGCGGAAGGCTTTTGAGTGTGATCACTCGATTCTGATCGAACGTTATATTCAAGGTCAAGAAATTACCTGTTCCATTCTAAACGGAGAACTACTGCCCATCCTTGGCATCACTTCGGCTCAAGCCGAGTGGTTCGATTATAGCGCCAAATATGAGGTAGGCGGGGCGGAGGAAGTGGTCATTAAATTATCCCCAGAGGTGGATGAGCGAGTGCGTGCCGCAGCTTTAACCTGCTACCAAACGCTGAAATGTTCTGTCTATGCGCGGATCGATATGCTGCTCAGCGATGGCATTCCTTGTGTACTGGAAGTGAATACGCTGCCTGGGATGACGAGAAACAGTCTGCTGCCTAAAAGTGCGCTAGCCGCAGGATTAAGCTTCAGCAGTTTGCTGGACCGGATTATCTCTTGTTCGCTGAACGAACGGAGCAAGGAAAAAGGGGGCTTCGTATATGCTGAGTGA
- a CDS encoding MerR family transcriptional regulator: MLTIGEVAKEVGINIGAIRFYERKGLLKPAARSEQNNRLYTDNDLSWLVFIKCLRETGMSVEEIKKYYDKVNEGTSTLSERIQLIEDQKQKLLEDMEKKKAQLVHLEEKLKRYYRGENY; the protein is encoded by the coding sequence ATGTTAACGATTGGAGAAGTGGCGAAGGAAGTCGGGATCAATATTGGAGCGATCCGCTTTTACGAAAGAAAGGGACTGTTGAAACCTGCTGCCCGAAGCGAACAGAATAACCGTCTTTATACGGATAATGATCTGAGCTGGCTGGTTTTTATCAAATGTCTTCGCGAAACCGGGATGAGTGTGGAGGAAATCAAAAAATATTATGATAAGGTGAACGAAGGAACCTCAACCCTGTCGGAGAGAATCCAACTAATTGAAGATCAAAAGCAAAAGCTTCTGGAAGATATGGAGAAGAAGAAAGCGCAGCTCGTTCATTTGGAAGAAAAACTGAAGCGCTATTATCGCGGGGAAAATTATTAA